A window of the Dermacentor variabilis isolate Ectoservices unplaced genomic scaffold, ASM5094787v1 scaffold_12, whole genome shotgun sequence genome harbors these coding sequences:
- the LOC142566200 gene encoding uncharacterized protein LOC142566200: MVEDVQNSQGRTAPTSKDVQGPPTTHPNCPRRARQTLNKAWVRKALEKEQRELQPSSDPTTTTDTAETRTSRAPTKETRKVRSETRSRSRRKFRTRSKSRSRSHEASVHLPEKRPPSPSSQQSYKKALQTNAPAKVTLVPSGVQRTRRRKQQWRHLRRDMPHLNADKY, encoded by the exons ATGGTTGAGGATGTGCAAAACTCTCAAGGCAGGACGGCACCGACAAGCAAGGATGTACAGGGGCCTCCTACGA cacatccaaactgcccgcggcgtgctaggcagacactgaacaaagcttgggtgcggaaagctctcgagaaagagcagcgtgaactccaaccctccagcgacccgaccactaccacagatacggcggagacccgaacgtcgcgcgccccaacgaaggagaccaggaaagtccggtcggagacccgttcgagatcccgtcgcaagttccggacccgctcgaagtctcggtcccgatcccacGAGGCATCGGTGcacctcccagagaagcgccctccatccccatcttcccaacaatcctacaagaaggccctgcagaccaacgccccagccaaggtgaccctggtcccttcaggggtgcagcggacccggagaagaaaacagcaatggaggcacctcaggag